In the Mycolicibacterium thermoresistibile genome, one interval contains:
- a CDS encoding glycoside hydrolase family 76 protein, with protein sequence MEQLWANRAASAEAAITQRHLRRLWGLPGTQLGVVAWPATGRERRFAIWHYWWQAHLLDCLVDAQLRDPQPDRLKRINRQIRGHRLRNMGRWTNDYYDDMAWLALALERSGRLTGVGRPKALDTLAGQLFSAWVPEDGGGIPWRRQDQFFNAPANGPAAIFLARYDRLRRAEQMADWLHATLIDPETHLVFDGIKAGSLVRAQYTYCQGVVLGLEAELAVRTGNPVHARRVYRLVAAVRDHMAPDGVIKGAGGGDGGLFNAILARYLALVAQILPDGPGADAEASRTTRETARTLVLDSARSAWDHRQVVDGLPLFGPFWDRAAELPRAGGREAQFVEGAVNASEIPERDLSVQLSGWMLMEAAHALTDETSAETSTDETADEADEEENPA encoded by the coding sequence ATGGAGCAGCTCTGGGCCAACCGCGCCGCCAGCGCCGAGGCGGCGATCACCCAGCGGCATCTCCGAAGGTTGTGGGGGCTGCCCGGCACCCAGCTCGGCGTGGTGGCCTGGCCCGCCACCGGGCGGGAGCGCCGGTTCGCGATCTGGCACTACTGGTGGCAGGCGCATCTGCTGGACTGCCTGGTCGACGCCCAGCTCCGCGACCCGCAGCCGGACCGGCTGAAGCGGATCAACCGGCAGATCCGCGGCCACCGGCTGCGCAACATGGGCCGGTGGACCAACGACTACTACGACGACATGGCCTGGCTGGCGCTGGCGTTGGAACGGTCCGGGCGGCTCACCGGGGTCGGCCGGCCCAAGGCCCTGGACACCCTCGCCGGCCAGCTGTTCTCGGCATGGGTGCCCGAAGACGGCGGCGGCATCCCGTGGCGTAGGCAGGACCAGTTCTTCAACGCCCCGGCAAACGGTCCGGCGGCGATCTTCCTGGCCCGATACGACCGGCTGCGGCGGGCCGAGCAGATGGCCGACTGGCTGCACGCGACGCTCATCGACCCCGAAACCCATCTGGTGTTCGACGGCATCAAGGCGGGCTCCCTGGTGCGGGCGCAGTACACCTACTGCCAGGGGGTGGTGCTCGGCCTGGAGGCCGAACTGGCGGTGCGCACCGGCAACCCGGTGCACGCCCGCCGGGTGTACCGGCTGGTCGCGGCGGTGCGTGATCACATGGCCCCCGACGGGGTGATCAAGGGCGCCGGCGGGGGTGACGGCGGGCTGTTCAACGCCATCCTGGCCCGGTATCTGGCGCTGGTGGCGCAGATCCTGCCGGATGGTCCGGGCGCCGACGCCGAAGCATCTCGCACAACCCGTGAGACCGCCCGCACGCTGGTGCTCGACTCCGCCCGTTCGGCGTGGGACCACCGGCAGGTCGTCGACGGGCTGCCGCTGTTCGGGCCGTTCTGGGACCGTGCCGCCGAACTGCCGCGCGCCGGCGGGCGCGAGGCCCAGTTCGTCGAGGGCGCGGTCAACGCCTCCGAGATCCCCGAACGCGATCTGTCCGTGCAGCTGTCGGGCTGGATGCTGATGGAGGCCGCGCACGCGCTCACCGACGAGACTTCCGCTGAGACTTCCACCGACGAGACCGCCGATGAGGCTGATGAGGAGGAAAACCCGGCATGA